A stretch of the Medicago truncatula cultivar Jemalong A17 chromosome 5, MtrunA17r5.0-ANR, whole genome shotgun sequence genome encodes the following:
- the LOC11438567 gene encoding dual specificity protein kinase splB isoform X2, whose product MGGEVRENSAYEVLADRCRRLEEQQTKLREEFKEVLQEKKKKKKPKVKDNENEDSTAGYLSGFFFSLSPYANVLKCMGHAVYVHDVTTGQIIYWNNSAETLYGWKANEIIGQRLADYLVSEEYYGSLRRILHQLITGVPWSGQFPLKKRSGEIFMAMVTKTPLYEDGKLVGVISISSDAVLVNSKDFDKQRTCQSRTNDQPGIQSSKRIHWPPRPQMASSVSNLASKFLPLRQKDDTISKNTSADADDQTPGKHSVYETESCSRSYQKENTTVLEASKKDESTTEFGQPSKIAARVLAKLRGGSEKCRKYTRSFKDNCATDDRSGSNRVNNGIDLSGSSVALMSHQDISNEEDKEEKLQKYPKKLEPKATNMVIEDEIEVQKQQEGLPLANSKESINGCMSSSSKWKSESNSVVGREIHWEDLQLRREIGQGSYAVVYHGIWNASDVAVKVYFGNGYAEETLRNHKKEVDIMKRLRHPNVLLFMGAIYSQERHAIVTELLPRGSLFRTLHKNNQTLDIKRHLRMALDVARGMNYLHHRNPPIVHRDLKSSNLLVDKNWNVKVGDFGLSKLKDATLLTTKSGRGTPQWMAPEVLRSEPSNEKSDVFSYGVVLWEIMTQSIPWKDLNSLQVVGIVGFMDRRLDLPEGLDPHVASIINDCWQSDPEQRPSFEELVQRMMLIVSRVTALSLNSIAES is encoded by the exons ATGGGCGGCGAGGTGAGAGAAAATAGTGCGTACGAAGTTCTGGCGGATCGGTGCCGGAGGTTGGAAGAGCAACAAACCAAGCTGAGGGAGGAGTTCAAGGAGGTGTTgcaggagaagaagaagaagaagaaacccaAGGTCAAAGACAACGAAAATGAAGATTCAACTGCGGGTTATCTTTCTggtttcttcttctctctaagTCCTTATGCTAACGTTTTGAAATGCATGGGACATGCTGTTTATGTCCACGACGTGACCACCGGCCAGATCATATATTG GAATAATTCAGCAGAAACTCTGTATGGATGGAAGGCAAATGAAATAATTGGACAAAGATTAGCTGATTACCTAGTTTCTGAAGAATATTATGGATCTCTACGAAGAATTCTACATCAGTTGATCACAGGAGTGCCATGGTCTGGACAGTTTCCTTTGAAGAAGAGGTCTGGTGAAATATTTATGGCAATGGTAACAAAAACTCCTCTTTATGAGGACGGTAAGCTTGTTGGTGTTATCTCTATTTCTAGTGATGCGGTTTTAGTTAACTCTAAGGATTTCGACAAGCAAAGAACTTGCCAATCTCGTACGAATGACCAGCCTGGAATTCAAAGTTCAAAAAGGATTCATTGGCCTCCACGCCCACAAATGGCATCATCTGTTTCCAATCTG GCATCAAAGTTTCTTCCACTCCGGCAGAAAGATGACACAATTTCCAAGAACACTTCAGCAGACGCAGATGATCAAACACCAGGGAAACATAGCGTTTAT GAAACTGAATCTTGTTCCAGAAGTTACCAAAAAGAAAACACCACTGTCCTGGAGGCCAGCAAGAAGGATGAGTCTACAACTGAATTTGGCCAGCCTtctaaaatt GCTGCTAGAGTCCTTGCTAAACTCCGAGGGGGAAGTGAAAAATGTAGGAAGTATACTAGAAGTTTTAAAGACAATTGTGCAACTGATGACAGATCAGGAAGTAATAGAGTGAATAATGGAATTGATTTATCTGGAAGTTCAGTTGCATTAATGTCGCACCAGGATATTTCtaatgaagaagataaagaagaaAAGCTCCAAAAAT ATCCAAAGAAATTGGAGCCAAAAGCTACAAATATGGTGATAGAAGATGAAATTGAAGTGCAAAAGCAGCAAGAAGGGTTGCCGTTGGCGAACTCGAAGGAGAGTATAAATGGCTGCATGAGTTCATCAAGCAAATGGAAAAGTGAATCAAACTCTGTTGTAGGGCGTGAAATCCATTGGGAAGACCTTCAATTAAGAAGGGAGATTGGGCAAG GTTCTTATGCTGTTGTTTATCATGGAATTTGGAATGCATCG GATGTTGCTGTCAAGGTTTACTTTGGGAATGGATACGCAGAGGAGACTTTACGAAACCACAAAAAAGAG GTTGATATAATGAAAAGATTGAGACACCCAAATGTATTGCTTTTCATGGGAGCCATATATTCTCAGGAAAGGCATGCCATAGTGACAGAGTTATTACCTAG GGGAAGCCTTTTCAGAACACTTCACAAGAACAATCAAACATTAGACATCAAAAGGCATCTTAGAATGGCTCTTGATGTT GCTAGAGGAATGAATTATCTTCATCACAGAAATCCACCAATTGTGCATAGAGACCTAAAGTCTTCTAACTTGCTTGTTGATAAAAACTGGAATGTCAAG GTTGGAGACTTTGGCCTGTCCAAGTTGAAGGATGCAACTTTACTGACTACCAAATCCGGGAGAGGCACC CCTCAGTGGATGGCCCCTGAAGTCCTCCGCAGTGAACCTTCAAATGAAAA GTCTGATGTCTTCAGCTATGGTGTCGTCCTTTGGGAAATAATGACTCAATCTATTCCATGGAAAGATTTGAATTCCTTACAG GTTGTTGGAATAGTAGGCTTTATGGATAGAAGACTGGACCTGCCAGAGGGGCTTGACCCCCATGTAGCGTCAATCATAAATGACTGCTGGCAAAG TGATCCGGAACAACGGCCATCATTTGAAGAGCTAGTACAGAGAATGATGTTGATTGTCAGCAGAGTAACAGCTTTGTCATTAAACAGCATTGCAGAATCCTGA
- the LOC112421915 gene encoding uncharacterized protein, whose amino-acid sequence MINMQDTNQRLKNLSLQMEIMQEQIMDIQANIQSTHRKQENNSNTFVEVGKIVEEGVDDTEEDIILEECSTMKMVEELEPLHPEEFPQERPYTEEVETVENEEVMEVTEKEDRILIKEESMEGKGKKVNKLEIDRIIDEICALFNKPKLGRIWTPHQLYFKFMEFLPTRRITKDDVLSVSFWPP is encoded by the coding sequence ATGATAAACATGCAGGATACCAATCAGAGATTGAAGAATCTATCCTTGCAGATGGAAATAATGCAAGAACAAATCATGGATATTCAAGCCAACATTCAATCCACTCacagaaaacaagaaaataattcaaatacatTTGTGGAAGTCGGAAAGATTGTTGAAGAAGGTGTTGATGATACCGAGGAAGACATAATACTAGAAGAATGTAGCACAATGAAAATGGTGGAAGAATTAGAGCCACTACATCCAGAAGAATTTCCTCAAGAACGGCCATATACTGAAGAGGTCGAAACtgttgaaaatgaagaagtgATGGAGGTGACAGAGAAAGAGGATCGGATACTAATCAAGGAAGAATCAATGGAAGGAAAGGGGAAGAAAGTGAACAAGTTGGAGATTGATCGGATCATAGATGAGATTTGTGCCTTGTTCAATAAACCAAAGTTAGGGAGGATATGGACTCCACATCAATTATACTTCAAATTCATGGAATTCCTCCCAACACGCAGGATTACAAAAGATGATGTGTTGTCCGTTTCATTTTGGCCACCCTAA
- the LOC11439507 gene encoding protein HAPLESS 2: MTVPSPRITLIIFIFFTVSSFLTCHVTGVQIISKSKLEKCEKNSNSDDNLNCTTKIVLSMAVPSGSSGGEASIVAELVEVEENSTTKMQTLRVPPVITVNKTSAYAVYELTYIRDVPYKPEEFYVQTRKCEPDAGANVVKICERLRDEDGHIIENTQPTCCPCGPQRRMPSSCGNFFDKLTKGKANTAHCVRFPGDWFHVFGIGRRTLGFSVRIQIKSGTKVSEVVVGPENRTVTSDDKFLRVNLIGDFVGYTNIPSFEDFYLVVPRQGDPGQPHDLGRNISMWMLLERVRFTLDGIECNKIGVSYEAFNGQPNFCASPFWSCLHNQLWNFHEADLNRISRNQVPLYGLEGRFERINQHPNAGSFSFSIGITEVLNTNIVIELSANDVDYVYQRSPGKIISVSVPTFEALTQFGVATITTKNTGEVEASYSLTFDCSKEITLMEEQFLIMKPNEITTRSFKIYPSTDQASKYSCAAILKDSDYGEVDRAECQFTTTGTVLDNGTQGMPFQPPETGINGFFDSIESMWNKLWTGFIEFITGKNCRQKCAGFFDFKCHIQYVCLSWIMMFGLFLAIFPTVLVLLWLLHQKGLFDPLYDWWEDICGADEKQFIMDRHRVKINQTHHHIHDNKHRKQEVRHLNHRAPNRRKTSYEHNHKHKHSEGNSDYFNHLHHVQKETHKHRHRKHVDNLQNIDDNHPAHHKHRKEQDPSTGLIKDLRHDKIRHANYGKHKQVLVYDPGAE; the protein is encoded by the exons ATGACAGTACCTTCCCCCCGTATCACCctaatcatcttcatcttcttcacagTTTCTTCTTTTCTTACTTGTCATGTCACCGGAGTTCAAATCATTTCTAAATCAAAACTCGAGAAATGCGAGAAGAATTCCAACTCCGACGACAATCTCAACTGCACTACCAAAATCGTTCTCAGCATGGCTGTTCCCAGTGGCTCCAGCGGAGGAGAGGCTTCCATCGTTGCAGAATTGGTGgaagttgaagaaaattcaACCACCAAAATGCAGACATTGCGTGTTCCACCTGTCATTACGGTTAACAAAACTTCAGCTTATGCCGTTTATGAGTTAACATATATACGA GATGTTCCTTATAAGCCTGAAGAGTTTTATGTTCAGACGCGAAAATGTGAGCCAGATGCTGGTGCAAATGTTGTGAAGATATGCGAGAG ACTAcgagatgaagatggtcataTCATCGAGAATACTCAG CCAACATGTTGTCCATGTGGACCCCAGCGCCGGATGCCTTCATCATGTGGAAACTTCT TTGACAAATTGACAAAAGGAAAGGCCAACACAGCACATTGTGTGCGCTTTCCAGGTGATTG GTTCCATGTTTTTGGCATTGGGCGGCGAACGTTAGGATTTAGTGTTCGAATACAGATCAAGAGTGGAACAAAAGTTTCG GAAGTGGTTGTGGGTCCTGAAAACAGAACAGTGACATCTGATGATAAATTTTTGAGGGTTAATCTTATTGGAGATTTTGTTGGTTATACAAATATACCGAGTTTTGAGGATTTCTATCTTGTCGTTCCAAGGCAG GGTGACCCTGGTCAACCACACGACTTGGGGAGAAACATTTCTATGTGGATGCTGCTCGAGAGGGTCAGATTTACCTTAGATGGTATTGAATGTAATAAAATTGGTGTTAGTTATGAAGCTTTCAACGGACAACCGAACTTTTGTGCTTCACCCTTTTGGAGTTGTTTGCATAATCAATTGTGGAATTTTCATGAG GCTGACCTGAATCGAATAAGTAGGAATCAGGTGCCACTCTATGGTTTAGAAGGAAGATTTGAAAGGATAAACCAGCATCCA AATGCTGGGAGTTTCTCTTTCTCCATTGGAATTACAGAGGTTCTTAATACAAATATTGTGATAGAATTAAGTGCCAATGATGTAGACTATGTTTATCAAAG GAGCCCGGGAAAGATCATAAGTGTAAGTGTCCCTACATTTGAAGCCCTTACTCAATTTGGAGTTGCTACAATCACCACTAAGAATACTGGTGAGGTGGAAGCATCATATAGTTTGACG TTTGATTGCTCCAAAGAGATCACGTTGATGGAG GAGCAATTTTTGATCATGAAGCCAAATGAGATTACAACCCGATCATTCAAAATTTACCCAAGCACCGACCAAGCTTCCAAATATTCCTGTGCAG CCATATTGAAGGATTCTGATTATGGTGAAGTTGATAGAGCTGAGTGTCAGTTTACTACCACTGGAACTGTTCTTGACAATGGAACACAG GGGATGCCTTTTCAACCCCCAGAGACAGGTATAAATGGTTTCTTTGATTCTATTGAAAGCATGTGGAATAAACTATGGACAGGCTTTATAGAATTTATTACTGGAAAAAATTGCAG ACAGAAATGCGCTGGTTTTTTTGACTTCAAGTGCCACATACAATATGTATGCTTGAGTTGGATAATGATGTTTGGTCTGTTTTTGGCAATTTTTCCGACAG TACTTGTGTTATTATGGCTTTTGCACCAGAAAGGTCTATTTGATCCTCTTTATGACTGGTGGGAGGATATTTGTGGTGCTGATGAGAAGCAGTTCATCATGGATAGACATAGGGTCAAAATTAACCAGACACATCACCATATTCATGACAACAAACATCGTAAACAAGAGGTCAGGCACCTGAATCATCGTGCTCCAAATAGGCGAAAGACCAGTTATGAACACAATCACAAGCACAAACATTCTGAAGGGAATTCtgattattttaatcatttacaCCATGTTCAGAAAGAAACGCACAAGCATAGACATAGAAAACATGTGGATAATTTGCAAAATATTGATGATAACCATCCTGCACATCACAAACACAGAAAGGAACAGGACCCTTCTACAGGACTGATCAAAGATCTGAGGCATGATAAGATAAGGCATGCAAATTATGGAAAACACAAACAAGTTTTGGTATATGATCCTGGGGCTGAGTAG
- the LOC11438568 gene encoding cytochrome P450 87A3 produces MWVLCLGALVTICIITRWVYRWRNPSCNGKLPPGSMGLPLLGESLQFFSPNTSCDIPPFIRKRMKRYGPIFKTNLVGRPVVVSTDPDLNYFIFQQEGKIFQSWYPDTFTEIFGQQNVGSLHGFMYKYLKNMMLNLFGPESLKKMISEVEQAACRTLQQASCQDSVELKEATETMIFDLTAKKLISYDPTESSENLRENFVAFIQGLISFPLNIPGTAYNKCLQGRKKAMKMLKNMLQERREMPRKQQMDFFDYVIEELRKEGTLLTEAIALDLMFVLLFASFETTSQALTYAIKLLSDNPLVFKQLQEEHEAILERRENPNSGVTWQEYKSMTFTFQLITETARLANIVPGIFRKALREINFKGYTIPAGWAIMVCPPAVHLNPAKYQDPLVFNPSRWEGMEPSGATKHFLAFGGGMRFCVGTEFAKVQMAVFLHCLVTKYRWRPIKGGNIVRTPGLQFPNGFHVQITEKDQKKHESECTTTY; encoded by the exons atgtgGGTTTTGTGTCTTGGAGCATTGGTTACTATATGCATTATTACACGTTGGGTTTATAGATGGAGAAATCCTAGTTGCAATGGAAAACTACCACCAGGTTCAATGGGTTTACCTCTTTTAGGTGAGAGCCTTCAGTTTTTTTCCCCCAACACTTCTTGTGATATTCCTCCATTCATCAGGAAGAGAATGAAAAG ATATGGACCAATCTTCAAGACAAACTTGGTTGGAAGACCAGTTGTAGTGTCCACAGACCCTGATCTTAACTACTTCATATTCCAACAGGAAGGGAAAATATTCCAGAGTTGGTATCCAGATACATTCACAGAGATATTTGGGCAACAAAATGTAGGTTCCTTACATGGTTTTATGTATAAGTACCTTAAGAACATGATGCTCAATTTGTTTGGTCCTGAAAGTCTTAAAAAGATGATCTCAGAGGTTGAACAAGCAGCCTGCAGAACATTACAACAGGCGTCGTGTCAGGACAGTGTCGAGCTGAAGGAAGCAACAGAAACG ATGATATTTGATTTGACTGCAAAAAAACTCATCAGTTATGATCCAACCGAGTCCTCCGAGAATTTAAGGGAGAACTTTGTTGCATTTATACAAGGACTCATCTCATTCCCTCTCAACATTCCAGGAACAGCTTATAACAAATGTTTGCAG GGTAGAAAAAAGGCAATGAAGATGCTTAAGAACATGCTGCAGGAAAGAAGGGAAATGCCTAGGAAACAACAGATGGATTTCTTTGACTATGTTATTGAAGAACTTAGAAAAGAGGGAACACTCTTAACAGAAGCAATAGCTCTGGACCTCATGTTTGTGCTTCTCTTTGCAAGCTTTGAAACCACTTCTCAGGCCCTTACTTATGCCATCAAATTACTCTCTGACAATCCCTTGGTGTTCAAGCAATTACAA GAAGAACATGAAGCCATCCTTGAACGACGTGAGAATCCTAACTCAGGAGTCACATGGCAAGAATATAAATCAATGACATTTACATTTCAG CTCATAACCGAAACTGCAAGACTTGCAAATATAGTTCCAGGAATCTTCCGGAAGGCACTAAGGGAAATTAATTTTAAGG GATATACCATACCAGCAGGATGGGCAATCATGGTGTGTCCCCCAGCTGTACATTTAAACCCTGCGAAATATCAGGATCCTCTTGTCTTCAACCCATCTAGATGGGAG GGAATGGAACCGAGTGGTGCTACCAAACATTTCCTGGCTTTTGGTGGAGGCATGAGATTTTGTGTTGGGACAGAATTTGCTAAGGTTCAGATGGCAGTTTTTCTTCATTGCTTGGTAACAAAGTATAG GTGGCGACCCATCAAAGGAGGGAATATTGTTCGAACTCCTGGTTTACAATTTCCAAATGGCTTTCATGTCCAGATCACAGAGAAAGATCAAAAGAAGCACGAATCAGAATGTACAACTACATATTAG
- the LOC11438567 gene encoding serine/threonine-protein kinase STY46 isoform X1 yields MGGEVRENSAYEVLADRCRRLEEQQTKLREEFKEVLQEKKKKKKPKVKDNENEDSTAGYLSGFFFSLSPYANVLKCMGHAVYVHDVTTGQIIYWNNSAETLYGWKANEIIGQRLADYLVSEEYYGSLRRILHQLITGVPWSGQFPLKKRSGEIFMAMVTKTPLYEDGKLVGVISISSDAVLVNSKDFDKQRTCQSRTNDQPGIQSSKRIHWPPRPQMASSVSNLASKFLPLRQKDDTISKNTSADADDQTPGKHSVYETESCSRSYQKENTTVLEASKKDESTTEFGQPSKIAARVLAKLRGGSEKCRKYTRSFKDNCATDDRSGSNRVNNGIDLSGSSVALMSHQDISNEEDKEEKLQKCNSLSVVNIADANFCAHRTSSIFKDSFAKPFSEDFCKYFGSPFPQDPLLRLRCTLDPKKLEPKATNMVIEDEIEVQKQQEGLPLANSKESINGCMSSSSKWKSESNSVVGREIHWEDLQLRREIGQGSYAVVYHGIWNASDVAVKVYFGNGYAEETLRNHKKEVDIMKRLRHPNVLLFMGAIYSQERHAIVTELLPRGSLFRTLHKNNQTLDIKRHLRMALDVARGMNYLHHRNPPIVHRDLKSSNLLVDKNWNVKVGDFGLSKLKDATLLTTKSGRGTPQWMAPEVLRSEPSNEKSDVFSYGVVLWEIMTQSIPWKDLNSLQVVGIVGFMDRRLDLPEGLDPHVASIINDCWQSDPEQRPSFEELVQRMMLIVSRVTALSLNSIAES; encoded by the exons ATGGGCGGCGAGGTGAGAGAAAATAGTGCGTACGAAGTTCTGGCGGATCGGTGCCGGAGGTTGGAAGAGCAACAAACCAAGCTGAGGGAGGAGTTCAAGGAGGTGTTgcaggagaagaagaagaagaagaaacccaAGGTCAAAGACAACGAAAATGAAGATTCAACTGCGGGTTATCTTTCTggtttcttcttctctctaagTCCTTATGCTAACGTTTTGAAATGCATGGGACATGCTGTTTATGTCCACGACGTGACCACCGGCCAGATCATATATTG GAATAATTCAGCAGAAACTCTGTATGGATGGAAGGCAAATGAAATAATTGGACAAAGATTAGCTGATTACCTAGTTTCTGAAGAATATTATGGATCTCTACGAAGAATTCTACATCAGTTGATCACAGGAGTGCCATGGTCTGGACAGTTTCCTTTGAAGAAGAGGTCTGGTGAAATATTTATGGCAATGGTAACAAAAACTCCTCTTTATGAGGACGGTAAGCTTGTTGGTGTTATCTCTATTTCTAGTGATGCGGTTTTAGTTAACTCTAAGGATTTCGACAAGCAAAGAACTTGCCAATCTCGTACGAATGACCAGCCTGGAATTCAAAGTTCAAAAAGGATTCATTGGCCTCCACGCCCACAAATGGCATCATCTGTTTCCAATCTG GCATCAAAGTTTCTTCCACTCCGGCAGAAAGATGACACAATTTCCAAGAACACTTCAGCAGACGCAGATGATCAAACACCAGGGAAACATAGCGTTTAT GAAACTGAATCTTGTTCCAGAAGTTACCAAAAAGAAAACACCACTGTCCTGGAGGCCAGCAAGAAGGATGAGTCTACAACTGAATTTGGCCAGCCTtctaaaatt GCTGCTAGAGTCCTTGCTAAACTCCGAGGGGGAAGTGAAAAATGTAGGAAGTATACTAGAAGTTTTAAAGACAATTGTGCAACTGATGACAGATCAGGAAGTAATAGAGTGAATAATGGAATTGATTTATCTGGAAGTTCAGTTGCATTAATGTCGCACCAGGATATTTCtaatgaagaagataaagaagaaAAGCTCCAAAAATGTAATTCTTTATCTGTTGTGAATATAGCAGATGCAAATTTTTGTGCACATAGAACTTCTAGTATTTTCAAAGATAGTTTTGCTAAGCCCTTCTCAGAGGacttttgtaaatattttggtTCGCCGTTTCCCCAAGACCCTTTGTTAAGATTACGCTGTACATTAGATCCAAAGAAATTGGAGCCAAAAGCTACAAATATGGTGATAGAAGATGAAATTGAAGTGCAAAAGCAGCAAGAAGGGTTGCCGTTGGCGAACTCGAAGGAGAGTATAAATGGCTGCATGAGTTCATCAAGCAAATGGAAAAGTGAATCAAACTCTGTTGTAGGGCGTGAAATCCATTGGGAAGACCTTCAATTAAGAAGGGAGATTGGGCAAG GTTCTTATGCTGTTGTTTATCATGGAATTTGGAATGCATCG GATGTTGCTGTCAAGGTTTACTTTGGGAATGGATACGCAGAGGAGACTTTACGAAACCACAAAAAAGAG GTTGATATAATGAAAAGATTGAGACACCCAAATGTATTGCTTTTCATGGGAGCCATATATTCTCAGGAAAGGCATGCCATAGTGACAGAGTTATTACCTAG GGGAAGCCTTTTCAGAACACTTCACAAGAACAATCAAACATTAGACATCAAAAGGCATCTTAGAATGGCTCTTGATGTT GCTAGAGGAATGAATTATCTTCATCACAGAAATCCACCAATTGTGCATAGAGACCTAAAGTCTTCTAACTTGCTTGTTGATAAAAACTGGAATGTCAAG GTTGGAGACTTTGGCCTGTCCAAGTTGAAGGATGCAACTTTACTGACTACCAAATCCGGGAGAGGCACC CCTCAGTGGATGGCCCCTGAAGTCCTCCGCAGTGAACCTTCAAATGAAAA GTCTGATGTCTTCAGCTATGGTGTCGTCCTTTGGGAAATAATGACTCAATCTATTCCATGGAAAGATTTGAATTCCTTACAG GTTGTTGGAATAGTAGGCTTTATGGATAGAAGACTGGACCTGCCAGAGGGGCTTGACCCCCATGTAGCGTCAATCATAAATGACTGCTGGCAAAG TGATCCGGAACAACGGCCATCATTTGAAGAGCTAGTACAGAGAATGATGTTGATTGTCAGCAGAGTAACAGCTTTGTCATTAAACAGCATTGCAGAATCCTGA